GGATCGACGGCGAACACATCCTCGGCCAGGTGGCGGATTTCCTGATGGTTGGCCCGGTGCATGGCGAGTGCGTCAGGATCGTGATTGATCGCAATGTCCGGCGAGCGGCCCAATGCCATCTCGATGCCGGTCGAGGCACCCCCGCCACCGGCGAAGTTGTCCACGATCAGTTCGGCGTGAAGGTCCAGCGGCAACTGGCCATTTCGGTATGATGATGTTTTGGCAGATTCCATAAATTATTTCCCCAGCTTGTAGGGCACCAGCGGCGCATCGCCCTTTACGTAGAGCGGATGCTTGGGCGTCTTGTTGAGGTTACGGCCGAGGCAAAGAATCTCGGCGCTGTGAAGGCGAAGCAGGCGCATGACGATCTCTGCTCGGTTGTGGTGATTGCCGTCCGTACCCCAGCAGGCGACGACCTTACCCCGACAGGCAGCCAGAAAATCGAGGATATGGCCGTCATTCCACGGGCCGACCGGATCAGACTGGGCGAGCATGTCCTTGGGGTTCGTGGCCCGAAAGGCGAAGAGGTTGCACATGATGAAGGCCGAATAGCCCTCGCGGACGGAGAAGGCCTTGATACGGCGCAAGGTGGGATCGAGTACGTTCTCGTCGGCGGTGGACGGGTTGAGTCCGATCCATAGCAGGGTGTTTTCGGGCATGAGCTCGTCCCAGCGATGCTTGAGCATGTAGCGGTATTTGCGCCCAGGGGAGAAGATGCAGGGGTTATTCATGGGATCGCTTGGGTTGGTGGCCTCGATGGGCGGTTTTTGAATATTGCGGCAGGGCAGGCGTGTATGCGTGAAAGGCAATCAACTGGCCGGGCTTCCAGTCCCGAGAATGAATGGCCGTGTCTTCGCGGAAGCCGCAGATCACACAGTCGCCGCGCAGGCTCCTGGAGAAATAGCCGGTTGCCTTACGCCTCCAGTCGCGCTTGGCCGCACGCAGGTTTGTCGTTTCAGACATGATTGCCTCCCTTCGTGGCCTTGTCTGCGGCAACCAGCGCAAGGCAGAGCTCGCGGGCGGTGGCCATAATAAACAGACTTATCCACTCCGACACGTCAGCTTGGCTTGTTGTTAAATTACGTCCAACCAATGCTGTAGCAAAAGCATCAAACCTTGACGGATTGTCCTTTGTCCATCGGCCTATGGCCTCGACGATGGCGTTGCGGTCAAGCTCGTAAGCAGGGACTAAAGCCCGATGCCCTCTATTCTTTGTCCCCGTCAAACCTTTCCATCCATGCCGCTTGCCAAGGTGTTCCCACCCGTCGATCTTTGCGACTTCGGCGCGGAGCCTCAGATCTGGTTTGTTGTTATCGTCGCTCATCTCACTCATCAGTTGGGGGTTCATGGCTGCGCTCTTTCCCGCAGAGTTTGCAGCGCTCGTAGACGATGCTTTCGGTGCCGAAGGCATGGCTAAACGAGCCGTCGATGGTTTCCCATTCGTGGTCGCACGTCAGGGCCGTAAAGGCCCCGAGGAACTCCCGTTCGGCTTCCTCGGGGCTCCATGGAAGTATCAACCTTGGAAGCGGTTCAACGCTCCAACCCCAGTCTCGATGAATCTTGAACAGGTCGCGGCGTTCAGCAAAAAGGGCGCGGTTATCGACATCCTTGACGGCCTCATGCATTGGGAATTTCAACCCGAACTTTTCGGCAATCATGGCCTCAAGCTTTTGCTCTGCCTCAACGTACTGCGGCAGGCTGAGCTTGAGCGGGCGAACCACGTCTCCGAGATAAGCCTCGGTTGCGTCATGAAGCAGGCCGTCCAAGGCAAGCTCATCTGGCAGGGCATCGCTGACCATGATTGAGTGCTGGGCCACACTGTAAAACGCGCACACATGGCCACCGAAGCGGCAAATGTGGGCTAGCGCGTGGGCAATGTCCTCGATAAGGATGTCCTCCGGTCGCGGGTCGAGCGGGTAGAAGCGGATACCGGACCAGGTCTGCATCCAATCGCCCTTGCGTTGGCTATTCACCGGCGGCCTCTTTCACAATATCGACCGGCACAATCTTGATGCACCGCACCGCTTCGATAAAATCTGTGTTGGCCGGTTCGCCCTGGGCCGTCTGAAGCTCGGCATAGCGGCGGCTGACTGTGATGGCCTTACGTGCCTGTTGCCTATTGGGAAACACCACGGGAGGCGTGTCCTTGTCGTAGGAGGTAAGAGCGCCTTTGCATTCTCTGTCCCACCCATAG
The DNA window shown above is from Ruficoccus amylovorans and carries:
- a CDS encoding DUF1643 domain-containing protein; this translates as MNNPCIFSPGRKYRYMLKHRWDELMPENTLLWIGLNPSTADENVLDPTLRRIKAFSVREGYSAFIMCNLFAFRATNPKDMLAQSDPVGPWNDGHILDFLAACRGKVVACWGTDGNHHNRAEIVMRLLRLHSAEILCLGRNLNKTPKHPLYVKGDAPLVPYKLGK
- a CDS encoding phosphohydrolase, with the translated sequence MNSQRKGDWMQTWSGIRFYPLDPRPEDILIEDIAHALAHICRFGGHVCAFYSVAQHSIMVSDALPDELALDGLLHDATEAYLGDVVRPLKLSLPQYVEAEQKLEAMIAEKFGLKFPMHEAVKDVDNRALFAERRDLFKIHRDWGWSVEPLPRLILPWSPEEAEREFLGAFTALTCDHEWETIDGSFSHAFGTESIVYERCKLCGKERSHEPPTDE